The sequence AACACCGGACGGTCATGCAGCCGCGAGATGATCGTTTCGTCGCTGCCGCCGAGGTCCTTTCCCCACTCGAAGTTCGCCGCCAGTTCCATGTGTTTGGGTATGTTCGAGACCTGCTCTTCCAGTTCGGCCAGTTCTTCCCGCTCCGCGATGACCTCGGCCGCGAGTTTCTCCTGCTCATGCTTCTTGACGCCCTGCCGATCGCGGGCTGCTTCCTTGGCCGGGATCGACTCTTTGAGCTGGGTGATGCGGGCGCTCTTTTCGGCCAGGTCCTTCTCCAGGAGTTCGCGGGCCTTCGGGCCGCGAAGGATCTCGGCCGCCTGACTGTAGGTGATGCGGTAAAACGGCTGCTTCACGTTTTCGAGCGCGGCAAGGTCTTGGCCGAGGAATTCCAAGTCCGCGCGGTGTTCCTTCAGCACTCGTTGGACAATCGAGCAGACAAAATCCTCTGCGACATCCATGACATCCTCGAGGACAGCGTACGCGATCTCCGGCTCAACCATCCAGAACTCCGTCAGGTGCCGGCGCGTCTTGGACTTCTCCGCCCGAAAAGTAGGGCCGAAGCAGTAGACCTTGCCGTAGGCCAAGGCCGCCGCCTCGAGATAGAGTTGGCCGGTCTGGGCCAGGTACATCGGCTCGCCAAAGTAGTCCACCGAGAAGAGGGTCTGAGCTCCTTCGCCGGCCGAGGGGGCGAAAATCGGCGTGTCCACGAGCGTGAAGCCGTTGTCGTTAAAGAAGCGGCGGATGGCATCGATGACCGTGTGACGGATCTTCATAATGGCCGTCGGGCGTCGGGATCGCAGCCACAGGTGGCGATGCTTGAACAAAAACTCATGCCCGTGCGGTTTGGGGGTGATGGGGTAGTCGGTCGTGCTGTGCACCACCTCGATGCCGCTGACGTGCAGTTCGTGGCCGCCGGGAGCGCGCTGCTCGGCCTTGACTTGGCCGGTGACCTTGAGCGAAGATTCCTGCCCCAGCCGTGAGGCCGTTTCGAAGACCTCCGGCGGCACATCCTGCTTTCCGACCACGCACTGGCACAGGCCCGTACCGTCGCGGACGACAAGAAAAACCACCTTACTGCTGACCCGCGAGTTATAGAGCCAGCCGGCCAGCGTCACCGTCGAGTCAATGTGTTTGCCGAGATCCCGAATATGAACAGTCATGTCTGTTTCCTTGTGCCTGTTCGCCGAAAGCCTTCCTCAGTCGCATGCCGGGGGATGATACGCGAGCGGCACCGTCAGCAAAAGGGGGCAAGGCAGATCCGGATTCAGATCTTGAGAGAGGCTGACTCCTGCGACGCCTGCTCCGTCGAATTGCGCAAGTTGAGGAGAAACCGCCGCGCCGGCACAATGTTGATCGTTCCGCGTTCGGCATCGATTTGCCCGTCTTCACTGCGAGTCCCAACGGTTCCGATCCCGCCCCCGATTCACCCATCGCCTCGCCCCATGCCATCGCCGTGTCCGGCTTACAGGCAGCCGGTGGTCATTGTTGCCCCATGTGACCGACGCGTTCAGGGAGTATTCGCAGATTATGTCAAGACCGGTTTTTCAAGATCGCCAGCGGGCAATTCTTCGGGTTAACGCGACGGCCTACAACGTCGGCAACGTGTCGTCCGGGGTGTTGGCAGGCATACTCTGTCCCAGGAAATGCAGAAACTGGGTGCGCGTCAGGATCGGGATCGACAGCGACCGAGCTTCCTTGAGCATGGTCTCGAAAGCCGATAGGCGTTTGGCCGCTTGCTCATTGCGCTCGGTGACGGCCGCCTCGTCTTCCGAGCCGGGGATGACCGGGACAGGGCCGGTCGGAGGTGAACCCACAACCAGGAAATCCGTATCGGTATCGACCTTGTTCACGACCTTGCCGCCAAGGCGGTCGATCAGCCGACTCACTTCCTTGCCGGCTATGTCTTCGGGGCGACCGTCAAAGTTCAAATCGAAGTCCCCGATGACCGCGAAGGTGAACTGGCGCGACCGATCGAAAACAGGGTTGGCGATAATATCGTTTACCAAGATCGGCTCGCCGGGCGTGCGTGAGGTCACGCGACATTCTGCCGTCGTCTCGAATACGTTGACGACCTCGATGGTTGCCTTGCCCTTTCCGTCAGTGGGGATGCCGCGAACAGGGGAATAGACCGAGAAGGTCATGCCCAGCCTGACCCCATCACTGCGGCCGAGGTCAATGTAAACGATGTCCCCGGCCGGCACTGTGCGGACGATCACGCCGTCCTTGACCTGGAGGGCTGAGCCGCTGCTGGAGGGCTTGAATTGCGCTAACTGGGCCAGCAGCCCCTCCGTCCGGTTTTTCTCGGCATTCAAGGTCTTCTCGGCCTCATCCCGGGCTTTGCGGGCGGCATCAAGTTCACCGGCCATCTGGTCGCGTTCTTTGGTGCGGGCAGCCTGGAGTTCGGCAAGCTGTCGGTTGCACTCCTCACGGGACTGTTCGCTCTCTTGCATCAACTTCTTGAACTTCTCGTCCAGTTCGGCAACTCGGGTCTCGAAGGCCTTGGCGGCATCGTCTCTGGTCTTGACGGCCTGCTCAAGATCGTTGTTGAGCTTCTTGTGCTGAGCCTGAAGTTCGTCGGCCCGGCCGGCGGTTTTTTGATACAGGCTGAAAAGATTGTTCAGCATCGTGGCCACCGGCTGGTCGGCGGTGATTTTCGCATCCTTGACCTGCGGGTCATTGGCCACGGTTGTCCGGATCTCGTCAATCGCCGACTTGATCTCGGCCAGCGACTCGGCAGGTTTTCCGATGACCTCCTGGGCGACGTCGCTCAAGGCTTGTCGGGCGTCAGCGGCGGCCCTTTGCTGATCGCGGGCCTGCCGTTGGGCTTCGCTGGCGGTTGCCTCGAGGTCCGACTTTTGCGTAAACATGATGATGGTGAAGGTAATGGCGGCCACCGCTGCGACGGCAAAACCGATCGCCGCTGCTTTCAAGCCGCTCGATCCGACCGATCCTTGGGGCCTGGCCACTGCCATGATTCACTGCTCCGTTTCGACCGTTAGGCCCGACGTCGGGTGTCCATGCCGTCCGGTCGGGCTCGGACGGGCCGCGAGGTTCGCCCGCTTCGATTGTCGGCACCGTGGTCCGAGGGAAGTCGATCCAGCCGGCTTTCATCTCGGCGTACGGACGATTTCGAGGAGGGAACCACCTTCGGTCTCAGTGCCGGCAGAACGGCAGCCGCCTCGACTGCCGCCCGGCCACCTGCTCAGGCGGGTAGCCAATCCGTCATTCTCGTTTCCGGGCATGGGCCTGTCAATGTCTCGTGGTCGACCAGGTGCCGCCCGGGTGCGTGACAGTCTGGGCGGGCATGCCGACCAGTCCAGGTTGGGCGATCAAGGCCCTTCAGCGGGTTTTCCCGCCGAAGGCGGGCTGATAGGCCGGCCGTTGTGCGGCCGGTTGGCGGTCGCCCGCGGTTCTTCCTCCTTTCTATGGTCTCAGCCCGTTTCAACAGGATTACCTGACAAGGACAGGCCCGTTAAAACGGGCTTGATGGGGTAGCACAGAGAAGGAGGAGTTGGTCGACCGTGAACCAGTCGTCAAACGGCCGGCCTGTTTGTCCTTCGGGAAAGACCGCTGAAGCGGTCTGCTTCGGCTTGCGGTTCACGACAACCGGGTCAGCCGCGAGGACTGCCGCCGCTTCTGTCACGGGTCCGTGCCGCCCACGGCAGGGGTCCGTGACAGTTCGGGCAGGAGCCGGCCGTCTATTACAGATCCCGGAACATGTCCGTGGGGGGGGCGGCCTCCGTAACCACCGGTGTCCCCACGCATGGGGCAGCAGGGAAGGAGAGTGGCGATGAGCCTGATGCCTCACATACAACTCCAGGTGTTGCCGGTGGCTTGTGTCTTGCAGCGACCGGCGAGCGAGATTGAGCTTCCATCTCTTTTCAGCACGTGCTTGCCTGCAATTCCTCTGCCTCAGCCTCCTCCTCGGTATGACGGTCGTAAGTCTCCTGAAATTGCTGCTCCAATGCCAGGAACGCTTGCACAACGCGGGGGTCGAACTGTGTGCCGGAGGCGGCGGCAATCTCCTTTTTCGCGTACTCATGCCCCTGCGCTGCCTTATACTCGCGCTTCATTCGGATGGCGTCGTAACTGTCGGCGACCGCAACAATCCTCGCGGACAGCGGAATCTGCTCACCGGCCAAGCCCTCGGGATATCCCTTTCCGTCGTACCGTTCATGGTGGTAATGGGCGACGTCCATGGCGGTCTGAAGAAAACTGACCTCGTGTCCGCCACTCATGACGGATCGCAGGGTCTGCGACCCGATGGTGGTATGTCGCTTGATGATTTCGAGTTCTTCAGCGGTCAGTTTGCCGGGCTTGAGCAGGATCCCGTCGGGTATGGCGACCTTGCCGATGTCATGCAGCGGCGCGGCTCGTCCCAGATCATCGATGAATTGTTCGTCGATCGTTCCAGAGATCCTGGGGTCGTCGGCCAAATGTCGCGCGAGGAGGAGAGAAAGGTCCCGTACGCGTTCAAGGTGTTTACCAGTCTCGCGGTGCCGGTATTCGCTAAGTCGTGCGAGCGACAGGATGATGGAATCGCGGGTCACATCGAGCTTCTGTCGGGTGAGAGTGCTGTTGAGGGCCAAGGCGGCGGTGCGGGCGAACTGCCGGAGGATATTGATTTCCTCGGCGGTGTACTCCTGTCCACCGGCTTTCTCGGTGATATTGAGCACCCCGATCACCCCGCTGCCGGCGCTGAGCGGCTCGCAGATCAGGGGCAAACTGGCAAAATAGCAGGACTCATAGGGGCTGCGGGCGATTTGAGGAGCCTCTTGGCGGCCAACAACGATCTCTTGACGGGTTTGGAACACTCGTCCGGCGATGGGACTGTCGACGGGCACGCTTTGGTTTCGCCAGATGTCCGGAGGGATGCCAACGGCGTAGCCGAACCGCAGATGCTCACCGGACTCGTCGGGGATAAGCAGCGAGACGCGCCGGCTGTCGAGTAATTGGGAGGCGGTCTCGACGATGTGCCGGCAGTTGGACTCGATCGAATCGGCGACCAGGGCCGACTCGCTGAATTCGTTGAGTCTGGCCAGGATGCAGGTCTGTTGGGACAGCGAGGCGTTGGCCCGTTCGAGGTCAAGCTGGGCCTCGCGGAGCCGGACCATGGACCGGACGCGAAGCCGGAACTCGCGGGCATGGATGGGCTTGAACAGGTATTCATCGGCCCCGGCAGCCAGTCCGGCAGTGAGATCCTCCTGGTCGGTCTTGGCGCTCACGATGATGATGGGGATCCGCGCGGTTCGAGGATCCGCGCGCAACCGCCGCGTTGCCTCCAGCCCATCCATCACCGGCATCATGATGTCCATGATGATGACATGGGGAAGATGCTGCGTGGCTAATTCGACGGCTTCCTGGCCGTTTACGGCATGCACGGTCACGAGACCGTCCTTGACCAGCAGCCTTTCGAACAGGCGCCGGTTTGCGGGGCAGTCGTCAACCAGCAGTACTGTAGGAGCGTCGTTCCCTTCCATGTGCTCACGGTTCCTCTCCCGGCCGTCCGTTGGTCTGCTCGGGAGGATGTCTACTTGGCCGGCACAGCAGCCGGATTTGTCGCCCGGATTCGAGTCGACCGCACGGGTGACCGGCCGGCAAAAGTGCGTTTGTCGGCAGACCTGTGCTTGCTCAAACCCGGGTTCGGCCGGGGGCGAACTCTCGGGAACTTACTCAGGGGTTGTCCCCGACCTTCAGTCTATGTATCGTTTCGATGAAGGGCCGGCGTAAATACCGAACTCTCATGTTGCTGCTGGAGTCTTGGACTGATGCTTGACGGCAGGCAGCTTACCCGGACGTGGCCGATAATGCTCCTGGCCAGCGTCGGCTGAGCTGACGGTTCTCGGAAACATGGTGTGTCTTCCCCAAAAAAGACCCTTCTGATCTTGGCCTCGGGAGAAACGACGTGTCGAGTATGATGGCCTCCATGGATTGGTTCGGAGATCTTTACAAGGCAGTGCCCTTGCCGCTCTGCGGACTGATCCTCGTGTCGTGCGCGGTTTTCTGCGGAACGCTGATCGGCCTGGAACGGGAACATCGCGCCAAGCCGGCCGGGGTTAAGACCGTCAGCCTCATCTGTATTGGCAGCACGATCTTCACCATTGCCTCCATCCTCATCGCAGGCGAGGGCGGAGCCGACCGGGGTCGCATCGCCGCGCAGGTGGTGACGGGGATAGGGTTTCTGGGTGCAGGGGCGATCATTCGCGATCACAAGACGATTATCGGGCTGACGACGGGAGCCACGATCTGGGTGGCGTCGGCAATCGGTGTCCTGATCGGAGCGGGTTACGCGGCCGGTGGCATCGCGATGACCGTCGTGGTCCTGGGGGTCCTGATTGCGCTCCGCCGTAGCGAGGACTATTTCAGGCGCCGGGCCGGGCAATCGCCTTCCGCGTCATGTCGGGATGACGATGACGCCTGACGCAGAAGGTCGGGGAAACACGGTCTGTCGTCGCTCACGCCGCTCTGATCGGGAGGCGGCGCAGGTTCAGCCGGTGCAACCTGACGACGACGAACGTCCCATAGCTCGTTGGGAACACCGCTGCGACAATTCGTCATTCCTCAGCCGAAAGCCAGGGGTTCATTGAGTCGATGGTGAGGATGGATTCGTGGTTGTTTGTCGAGTGAACGAACTGGGTTGGGCTGATGCTCGATCTGGACCTGGCCAGATTGTCACCGGAAGTCGCCAAGATCATTATGCTGCGCGGCGCGCGGACGCCGTCGTTGCAGTGGCAAGAGCACCAGAACACTGGGGCTAAAAAGACGCTTGACGCGATTGACGATGCCCGCCTCTTCGGTTCCGGGGTCGTGATCAACGAAGGCATGGCAGCCGCAACTCGAAGCCTGCTCTACCTCTGGAACGGCTGGATCGGCGAGTGCAAGATGTACGCCCAAGCCGTGCCGGAGAAAGAGCGGTTCCACATCATAGCCTTCTGCGAACGAATGGAGGGAAACAGCAAATCCGCCAAAGAGTGTTTCCAGAGAATTGGTGAAAGTCCGGTATTCACAGAGTTGCGGACGTATGCGCTCGAGGCGATCAGCCCGGGTGCCGCCCCGGAAGTGCACCGTTTCCGAAAAGTGCTGGAACAGAACGAGGCATGGGAGCCATACGCGTTCTGTGACTTATACATGCAGGTTTTGAGCGGCCAACTGGGCACCAGTTCAGCTTCGCTGGTCACGGGCATCCAGACACGCGAGTTTGCGCTTCTGTTCACTCACTGTTACCAGGCGGCAACAGGCACGGACCTCAAGAAACGGGCGACCGGGGGCCCGCAGACACAGGCACGATCGCCGAAGCTGTTGAAGAAGCGAAAACCGCCTACATCTCGAACAGGGGCCCAGCGGGCCGGAAGGCTGGACAGAGAACCCGAAAGCAAGTTGTTCGGAAAAACAACAGGCGCAGAAAAGACCGCCAGGCCGGCCGGCAGTCCGCCCGTCGTGATCCAGGTCAAGGTCATCTGTCCCTCATGCCGTGAGAAGCTTACCTTTCCGGTTGCCGCGCGGGGCAAAAACCACACGTGCCCCAAGTGTCACACCGAGTTCCTGATCCCTGAGAAGAAGGGCACAGGGACCGGAACATCGTCTTCGGTCGTTCCGGAGAACACAGAGGGGGCTGGAGTGAAGATTCTCTGCCCGCGATGCAAGAGTCTCATGGTTTTTCCGGATTCGGCGCGTGGTGAGCAAAGGAATTGTTCAGCTTGCGGCACACCCTTCATCGTTCCCATCAAGAAGACCGGCGCTGAACCTCAGGCTGAGCCTCTCCAAATCACCTAGAGGGAGCCGGTTGGCGGTTTCTTGTCGGCAGCGGCCGATCATCAGGCGGCTCGATCCGTCCATTTCGACTTGCTCGTGCGGCCGGCGGCAGCGCCTGGAGCCGACGATCCGGGATCGTCGTCGCCGGCCAGACTCAGGATCTGAGACTCCTGCCGCGACGTCCATATGCGAACTTGACGAGGACGGTCTGGGCTGCATCCGATGAGTGAAGAACGTAATCCTTATTCAACTTCCGACTCGGATCGTTCGATGAATCTCATCACGGCAAAATGGGGAGGGAGAACACATGCCAATCGATGCGAATGGCACGGGAGCATGGTTCCCCCTCGGATCGACCTGCCCAAACTCGCTGACCGGGTCAGAGGACGTTCGGGCAAAAAAAAGATGGATTCGGAAAAAAAGGTGTTGACTCCGGACGCAAGGCGCATTAAAAAATCCGTGAATCCCGTTCGCGTCACACGGGATAGTCAACTCCATGAAAGGAGAGTATGCCATGGCTAAGAAGAAAGCCGCAAAGAAAGCCAAGAAGGCGAAGAAGGCCGCGCGGAAGAAGAAATAAGTTCGTAGTGGCCGAATGAAACAGGGCGGATTGCCCCATTTGTATCGGGTAGTCCGCCCGTTTCATGCGCTGACTGGACCGCTCGGTCGGTCGTTCTTCTGTCGCTATCGGCTACTGATTGCGCAGGCCAAACGTGTCATGATGTTCGTCGAGTTTGATGCGTCGATTATGTGCTTGCCTCATGTCACAGCAAAGAAGGCGCGTTACGCCTGTGATGTTGTCTTCGCCAAGCAGTGCGCTGCTGACGAATAATCGTCAACAGCCTGCGGGATGCATGTGTTGGCAGCGAGCGGCGCTATGCAGCGGGCGCCTTCGTCGCGCTGTTCCGGCGTAACCGGTTCTTGGGAGGTGGAAGAGCAGGGATCTGGGCGATGTTGAGAACATAAGTAGTGACCGGTATGCCCAAGAGCATGCCCCAGACGCCGAACAGCTCGTGAGCCACGAGGAGAATGATCAATACAATGACCGGATTGAGGTGAAACCGTGCGGCATAGATTCGCGGGTTGAACACGTAGGCTTCCAGCAGATGCACACCGACGATCATGCCTAGGGCAATCAGCGCCAGGGTCAAACCGTGGCTGTTGAAAGCAATCAGAATGATTGGCACCGATGAGATAAAGACACCGAGTACCGGAATGAGGCCAAAGAGAAACACGATGGTGGTCAGCAGAAGAAGGGGTTGGATGTCCAGGATAGCCATTCCGACGCAGGTGATGGTGGCGTTGAGAAGGGCCACCACGATCTGACATTGGAACGCTCGACCAACGACGCGCGAGAAGTCGACTACGCTGGCGGCAGCCTCGTGAAAGAATCGTCCGACCTGGCTTGTGCGCCACTTGCGAAGCTCGCCGGCGACGGCCTCATAGTCCAGCACGATCAGGAATGACAAGAGTATGGCCAGAAGAAACTGAAGTGTGCCCGAGATCACGCCTCGTATGAAGCGATTGAAGAGGCCGAGAATGCTCGCTCGCAGGTCGTCGCTGCGAGTGGAGCCTTTTGATTCAGGTTCGGATGCGTTCCCCTTGGCATCCTGAACTTGCATGCCGGGCAGCAAGCCGATCGCCAACGTCTGGAGGGTCTTGGCCAGTTCCTGAATGTTCACGCGCTCCGGACCCGACGCCATACCGTCTCCGTCGTTGGCCGGTGCCGTCGTGGAGGTTTCAGTGCCGGCATGGACGAACTTGGCGAGCATGGGCTCCATGCCGTAGTACTCCGCCGATTTCTGCACCTCCTTGGCAAGCTCTTCGAGCAGTCCGGGGACTTTCCGGCCGAACTCCGCCGCCTCGTCGACCACTCTCGGGATCGCCGTCATCATCAGTAAAACCAGGAGGGTCAGTGCCCCGAGGTAGGGAAACACCACGGCCGCCCAATAGGGCATGCGTGTGTTGGCGGTCAGAAACCTGGCCACGTTGCGCATCACGAATGCGAAAATGAAGGTGATGAAAACGAGGGCGAAGAACTGGCGGAGGAGAAACAACCCGGCGAAGAAGACGATCCACATCAGAACGGGCCGGTTGACTCGGTAGAAACGCTGGAGGTCAATTTCCACGGCCATTTCTCCGAAAGCCCCGGACTCCCGAGCCGATCCCGATAGGGAATCGCCTTGTCGTCAGCAACGGTCACTTGCGCGGACGGTTCTTGTCGTCCACGAGGACCACCCTGGGCTTGAAGGTACGGGCCTCTTCCTCGGAGACGTCGCAATAGGTCAAGATCGTGACAATGTCTCCGGGCATTCCCAGGCGGGCCGCCGGGCCGTTCAAGAGCACCGTGCCCGACCCTTTAGGGGCAACGATCGCATAGGTGATCAACCGGGCACCGTTGTGCAGGTTCAACACGTGGACCTGTTCCCCTGGCAGGATGTCGGCCGCTTCGAGCAGGTCCTGGTCAATGGTAATGCTGCCCTCGTAGTTAAGGTCGGTTCCCGTCAGGGTTGCCCGATGAATCTTGGATTTCAGCATGAAACGCCGCATGTCGCGTTTTTTCCCTTCAGCCGTCGTCGGTCGCATCAACATACAGGTATGGCTGAACGGATTATGATACCTCGACGAGTCCGGGAGGGAAAGCCGGTCATCTTGACATCCCGGAGCGGATGCCGGATGCTCCCCCGCCATGCAGACGGCTG comes from Phycisphaerae bacterium and encodes:
- a CDS encoding asparagine--tRNA ligase, with product MTVHIRDLGKHIDSTVTLAGWLYNSRVSSKVVFLVVRDGTGLCQCVVGKQDVPPEVFETASRLGQESSLKVTGQVKAEQRAPGGHELHVSGIEVVHSTTDYPITPKPHGHEFLFKHRHLWLRSRRPTAIMKIRHTVIDAIRRFFNDNGFTLVDTPIFAPSAGEGAQTLFSVDYFGEPMYLAQTGQLYLEAAALAYGKVYCFGPTFRAEKSKTRRHLTEFWMVEPEIAYAVLEDVMDVAEDFVCSIVQRVLKEHRADLEFLGQDLAALENVKQPFYRITYSQAAEILRGPKARELLEKDLAEKSARITQLKESIPAKEAARDRQGVKKHEQEKLAAEVIAEREELAELEEQVSNIPKHMELAANFEWGKDLGGSDETIISRLHDRPVFVTHYPRGCKAFYMKRDHEDPRVVRNFDLLAPDGYGEIIGGSQREDDLNVLLERMAEEGLATGPYEWYLDLRRYGSVPHGGFGLGVERTVAWICGLKHIRETIAYPRMMDKVYP
- a CDS encoding response regulator, with the protein product MEGNDAPTVLLVDDCPANRRLFERLLVKDGLVTVHAVNGQEAVELATQHLPHVIIMDIMMPVMDGLEATRRLRADPRTARIPIIIVSAKTDQEDLTAGLAAGADEYLFKPIHAREFRLRVRSMVRLREAQLDLERANASLSQQTCILARLNEFSESALVADSIESNCRHIVETASQLLDSRRVSLLIPDESGEHLRFGYAVGIPPDIWRNQSVPVDSPIAGRVFQTRQEIVVGRQEAPQIARSPYESCYFASLPLICEPLSAGSGVIGVLNITEKAGGQEYTAEEINILRQFARTAALALNSTLTRQKLDVTRDSIILSLARLSEYRHRETGKHLERVRDLSLLLARHLADDPRISGTIDEQFIDDLGRAAPLHDIGKVAIPDGILLKPGKLTAEELEIIKRHTTIGSQTLRSVMSGGHEVSFLQTAMDVAHYHHERYDGKGYPEGLAGEQIPLSARIVAVADSYDAIRMKREYKAAQGHEYAKKEIAAASGTQFDPRVVQAFLALEQQFQETYDRHTEEEAEAEELQASTC
- a CDS encoding MgtC/SapB family protein gives rise to the protein MMASMDWFGDLYKAVPLPLCGLILVSCAVFCGTLIGLEREHRAKPAGVKTVSLICIGSTIFTIASILIAGEGGADRGRIAAQVVTGIGFLGAGAIIRDHKTIIGLTTGATIWVASAIGVLIGAGYAAGGIAMTVVVLGVLIALRRSEDYFRRRAGQSPSASCRDDDDA
- a CDS encoding AI-2E family transporter → MEIDLQRFYRVNRPVLMWIVFFAGLFLLRQFFALVFITFIFAFVMRNVARFLTANTRMPYWAAVVFPYLGALTLLVLLMMTAIPRVVDEAAEFGRKVPGLLEELAKEVQKSAEYYGMEPMLAKFVHAGTETSTTAPANDGDGMASGPERVNIQELAKTLQTLAIGLLPGMQVQDAKGNASEPESKGSTRSDDLRASILGLFNRFIRGVISGTLQFLLAILLSFLIVLDYEAVAGELRKWRTSQVGRFFHEAAASVVDFSRVVGRAFQCQIVVALLNATITCVGMAILDIQPLLLLTTIVFLFGLIPVLGVFISSVPIILIAFNSHGLTLALIALGMIVGVHLLEAYVFNPRIYAARFHLNPVIVLIILLVAHELFGVWGMLLGIPVTTYVLNIAQIPALPPPKNRLRRNSATKAPAA
- a CDS encoding aspartate 1-decarboxylase, with the translated sequence MRRFMLKSKIHRATLTGTDLNYEGSITIDQDLLEAADILPGEQVHVLNLHNGARLITYAIVAPKGSGTVLLNGPAARLGMPGDIVTILTYCDVSEEEARTFKPRVVLVDDKNRPRK